AATAAATTactccggtccaacaaaaaattGAAGTACCGGTATCTTGATGTTTGTTGGAGCGGAGCAATTCTCTAAAGGATAAGTAGGTGATCGATGATGATCCTTTTCAGCTGTTGCCTgcaggtggggaggaggcgggcgaTGCACTAGTGGCAGAGCCCGAGACGCTGCTGACATGATCGACGGAGCCGGTGTCGGCAGCACCGGGCGTCGTGGACGGCTGTTGCACTGCTGCGCTAATTCCCGATCCCCGGTCATCGTCGGAGTGCGACGgaagctgctgctggtgctggaCGGGGCAGGTGTGTTCGCCGTAGTCGAGCACTTCGTACATCGGCGTGCCATCACCCGTGCATCGCCGCTGCTGCACTGTTCTTGTCGCCCGGCAGTCGTGCGTCGATCGGTGGGTGCACCGGTAATAGCTCCTGCTGGGGAGTGAGTTTAAGTTTCGCAAAACACGCCGGACGTACGTACATGTGATCGATACAGATAGGTTTCTGACCTCGGCCACCGCGAGTCGACGTCGATGTACTTCTGACCGTACATCCTCCAGCTCCCGGACAAGCCGTCGGCGTTGGGGTCGCAGCTCGTCGTCACCTTGCGGACCAGCTGACGGCTGCCCCCTAACCTGGATTCCGTCGTTCGGCGTTTCCTGCCATCATATATACAGATATGAATGGTGAAACTAATTAATTTAACTGCGGCGTCAAGAACACGCGCATCATTAATTATACCTGCTCTTGTCACTGTCAGCATTTTTGTTGGCGTTTTCCCCTGCTAATAAGACGCTTTCAATAATTCCTTTTCCTTCAGTAGTTGTCCCTTTCTCGCATTGTTTTGGAGCCTCTAATGCTCCCTCCATCCGCGGAACCATTCCCCGCCTAATCGGCCACTCACTAGAACTGCCCTCAGTACTACACAATGCACTCGGCCCCTGGGTAGTGTACAGCCGGCACAAGCTGATATCGCTCCTCGGCtatagcatatatataatatatgtacagaaaacaaaacaaaaaacacaCAATGTGAGAAACTATTTTAAGCTAGGCCTCCAGAAAAAGATGTATATGTAGGAtcgaatttaataaaaaaaaaggtgtgtaAAGTGCATTCACAAGCATCAATAGCTGGGTCGGTGGCTTTCCTCCAGAATTATGCAGAAACACTATTCCTCGTCCGACAAAAATCAAATAACCCAAAAGGAAAAGCTAGCAGCCAACCTGAATATATGATGGCATAGGAAACGCCGAGCGACTGAGGCATCCCAAGCACTACGGGAAACCATTAGCTGCATTGGCGTCCACCGGCAACTGGCTAGCTGAATCTCAATGTTGGCGGTGCCTATTACCAAGAGGATGGAAAAGGGGCCATAGGGATTGTGATTTGGAACTCTGCATGACAGACCCTTCTCACATATTGGAAAGTTGCTCAGAAATGTGTGGTGGCAGAAGAGGTAGAGCTATTAGTTTGCTATGAaggctaaggctgtgtttgagggagaggggattgagaagattggaaagatacgcaaaacgaggtgagccattagcgcatgattaattgagtattaactattttaaatttcaaaaatggagtaatatgattttttaaagcaactttcatatagaaattttttgcaaaaaaatacaccgtttagtagtttgggaagcatgCATGCGGAAAACAAGTGAGAATCTCCCCAATCTCCTTTGGCTAGTGGCTGAATGGATTCCGATGGCAGTGGAGATTGAATAGGGTAGCACATGAATTCGCTTAACTTGGTAAACGATCAGCACAAAGCACGGTCTATTTTTCTCCATTTGCTGTTAACAACATGCAAAATCTTCTGCTTTGATTTCTCCAATCAAGTCTTATTGCTTTGTGTTAACTGATTGCAAACAATACACCGTGCTATTTTCATGGTTTCAGATGTCAATAGCACATGGTATTCAGGGGTGAAATATATAGAATTAGTGCTTCCTTGTCTCAGCCTCCACGCCATTTTGTTTCCTCGATTGGGCACCGCCGCAGCTTGCAGACCATGCTGTACGTAGGCACAGATAATAGATCCGTTTGCTCCAAGTACAGTAGGACCTAGGACGTTAGGCTCATCGGCAAGGCGATTCGAGATCGATGCCGCAGGCAGAGGAAGGAGGTTTGGGGATGGGGATCGATTTGGGGAGGagcaaggagaagaagaaagaaagcatGGGTTTATCTGCAAATTTGCATGGACGATGCGGCCTCTTTCTGCAAAAACACCCATGCCTGCATCTTATCCATTGGATTAGGATCGGATGGTCTACATTAGCCGAGTGCATGTGTATAAACCTTGGTGCGTGCATATGATACATTgcctatgtatgtatgtatgcatgcatgaatgtatGTACTCCTAGatatttttaaaactatttgaattgcatgaaaaaaaacaagctaGGCTATGCCTTGGGAGCTTAAAATCCACTTCCAAATTTTATGACGGTTAATTTCAAGTTAACATTGCATTTTGCAGCAAAGGACCTAGAAGTCAATAAGTCCAAGAGATTGAAATTACCTTCGGAATTGTTGTACCACCACCCTCATTATGAAATGCCGTAAACTCATCCACTGTCCATCCGGTTTTAGTTGCCAACTCTGCGCTGCTGTAGTGGAACACCATGGTGTTCTTCACCCCGATAGGGAGCCCACCGGTTGAGTAGATAATCCTACGGGATGGGCCAGCTTGAGCTTTCCAGTACCCTGATGGTGTGCTCCGGCTCGAACCCTCCTTCCCCGGTTCTGGGCAGAAGTACAACCATGGCTCCCCCTTTCTGGCGTCAACCTCTGCATGTAACATGATATGATAAGATCGTGCAGTTTTTTTCTTGCTATCTTTTCATTACAAGGGATTGGAGGGCACTATATAtaaatcatatactccctctgtattttaatgtttgacgccattgacttttttttttatcaaagtttgaccattttttgtgcaaatataaaaatatttatgttatgcttaaagaatatttgatgataaatcaagtcacaataaaataaatgataattacttaaatttttgaataagatgaatgtcAAACattggtcaaaaaaaaattaacggcgtcatatattaaaatacgaagTAATTAGTACTAATGAAAAGATATAATACCTCTCTAAGAACCATGAATAAATTCACCTATATATGCAACATGGCGACGGAGGACGGACAGTACTACCATATAGTTAAACCATCATATCTTTTAACATGTAGGTATATCTAATTTCGGATTCGTTTGAACTATTGTATTGCTTAATATGATTCAATCAACACAATTTGATACGCCCATTAAGTATTTTCTAGTGCTAAAACAGATATAACATGGGCGTGTACAATTCATATTATTGGGAAACAATTTTAAGACTAACAACACTTCCTCATCTCTTGCTCTATCAAGCTTGATCAAAGATATTTTGTAAGCTGATTTGCAGGCCACCAAGGCTGATtcatttcatatagaaaatccttttttttaagataatgggaAATATAACTTTCAACATTTGCACCAGATGCACACAACTATATTTGCGGACACCAAAAGCTTAAATCCTTAGGTGGAGTCCACTACACTAATAAAGAAATTCAATGTGAATTGCTTCAGAATGTATGAGATTGATCCAAGGATAATGTTGTCTTATGATCACTATTTCCAAATATCTATTGGTTTATAATTTCTCATTGAATATTTAAAATCCAAACTATTGTAATtcttttaaaaactttaaataTAATTCTTGAGCCATATATAAAAGACTCTGCAACAAGGTTCTTCATGTTATTGATTTTAGATCAAAAGGAACCGAGAAAATCATTAACCGTGTCATATATAAGCATTAGAATCCATAGCATAcaaggaatattaaaaaaaaactatatgccCTAATATGTGTTTGCTTTTCTTTCctattatttctttatttttgaaaagataGTTTTTAAAGACCGAAAGGTATCATactttttattataaaatttgatatgattGTACTAggagttaccaaaattttaccTTTAAAGAACCGTAAAATCAATTATAAAGAAAAAGATGTCTTGCTTCAACTACCTGCTTTTGCTTTGAGCTGCCAAGGATCGACGGAGTAGACACCGACCACGGGGATGGTGTGAGTGGGATCATCGGGCTGCTTGTCCAGCTTGTTTGTCAAGAGGAGCAAAATGTGCCGGTCAGATAAAGTAGAGCTGCAGATTACAATTACATACATCAGCTTTAAATTTGTTTCCGTTCAAAAGTTAAGACCAAATAAGTAAGACCACCAACAAGGAATAACAATCGTTAATGGCTGTGTTTAGCTATCCGTTATCTAAACAATATCAAGGACAAATCCTTACTTGCTGTCAGTACACTTGCTTGCTTCTTGCCCAGAGTCCTGCTTGATTTCATCAACCTCATCGGGAACGTCAGTGTCTTCCTCCAAGATCTCGTGTTGTTCTACCTTCCCATAATCTTCTTGTGCCAGGCTACTCTTACTTACCTTGCAGTCAAACATATGCTTCACGCACCTTATGGTCACGGTCGGGTGTATCATATCgaacccgaaggcgagtttgtACTCGAGCTCTGCAGACAGTTTGTCGTATTTCTCAGGATCCGCAACTCCAATTTTTACCGAGACCTCATTCAGGTGTAACGACAGGTACTCCATGCCATCTGGTATCGTACTTTCTTCGTCAGCTCTATGGGCGTTGTAACCAAGCTTTAGCTTCCGCAGATTGTGCATTGAATCCTCTTTAAATCTCAGCCAAGGTACACAGCAATTGAACTTTAAGTACTTGAGAACAGGGAATCCTGTTTTGTCAAAGACAATAATTTCTTCAGGCTTGGTGTGTACATATAGTGAGAGAACAATAAGAGCAGGCAGTCCTCCAAGAACATCAATATCATTTTTCACTAGTTCTCTAACCCCAATCTTTAAAATGCAGAGCTTACTGAGATTTCCGATCCACATGGGGAAGTAGGACAATATGCAAATGCGTGGCAACAACTCAAGCCTCTCAAGATGAGCAGGGGGAGAGGACACGCTGCTCAGGCCATCAACATGAATCCTCATGCTTGTAGCACCAGCATCTTCCAGAGAATTATTTGCATAAGAGGAGCGGGTATATAACAGAGTAATAGACTTGAGGTTTTTGAGTTTCTCAATAATTGAGCCCAGgcattgcatttttttcttcagattGTCTGGTTGTATACTAGAACAGGTGAACTGAAGATCTCGGATATTGGTTAACTCACCAAGGCTAATCACATTTTCTATCGAGTTACCGTTTAGATAAAAACTAAGGGTGCGAAGAGATGCCATCTGTCCAATTCCATCAGGCAGTACTGTATCAGCAGGAAGATTCAGATGCAGCAAGCCTGTCAAATGAGTGATGTCTGATGGAACCGCACTTACTCTTGCATCTATTTGCAGTGTCTCCAAATGTTGTAGACCTTGAATCTGCTTTTGCAGTTTTAAGGTGACATTAGAAATGATCTTCAAATATCTCAGTCGGAAAAGTTCTGAAATTTTAGTGAGATCAAAACTGGTGCTATCCTTATCATCCCAAAAATGTAGAATGAGAACTTTAAGAAGTCGAAAATCCATAATAAAAGGTATACACTTGAAGAACCCAAAAATGGCAAGTGTCCGTACTTGTGACAATCTCATATTTGTTGGTATTGATGCGTCTTTTGTATTACCAAAGTGAATAGATAATCGACGAATCTTGTCAGCTATTACTGTATTTATCTGAGAATGATCTATTGCAGTGATAAAGTTCTCTTCTATTGACTTGTACTTTATAAAATTGAGTACCATTGGGTGAATTACACATGACAAAACCTTACCGTTCTCATTTATGTGTACAGGCTGGACCATTTTTCTACCAACAAGCTCTTCAAAATAAGTCCCTGAAATGTCTTCATTGTCATGGCCTTGTGTTCCACAGATAAGGCCTTCAGCCATCCATTGATTCACTAAATCATCCTTCCAAATTATATAGTCCTCTTGATATATACTGAGGTACAGCATGCAAGGTTTCAAATGCTGAGGAAGATTGTTATAACTAAGGTTCATGACTtgtttgatcccttccatggtTGGATTTGTCATCAAACTGTAACCTAAGTCTTTGTTTACATAACCCCATTGCTCCCATTTCCTCAGCTTTGCCAAAAGGCTGGCAATAGTTACAATAGCTAGTGGCAAGCCACCACATTTCCTTATAATATCACAAGAAACTTCTCGAAGGTTTGTTGGACACGTTGAGTTAGGGCCAAAAACTgtactgaaaaataaatctCTTGAGTCATCCTCACCAAGAGGTTTCATCTTGAAAACGTACTTGTAGTCATAATCATAAGACTGAAAAGCTAGATCCTCAATTTCTGTAGTTGTTAGTATTCTGCTGCAAGTATTCCCATCTGGTAAAGCACATTTAATAATATCCCATGTGGATGTAGCCCATAAATCATCAATTACGATCAAATACCTGCCCAGTAGTTTAATTTGTacaacaaattaatatacataaTTGAGGCCAGTAGTAATATCAAATTAAATATCATAACTAATTTGAATTGAGAAATTTCCTGTTACTTCTGGGTGTAAGTAGCAACTCCCTTAATCCTTTATCAAGTCTGCACATTGTACGCTTCCGAAAATCATCACTCAATGTGTGCTAGCTGTACTCCCCAAatcctccctccccccccccccccccccctccaaaaaaaaaaagaaaaagaaaaaaatgtaacaaAGATCGTTTCTTCACTAGTGTAAATATCGAATGACTCGTCTGT
The nucleotide sequence above comes from Oryza glaberrima chromosome 11, OglaRS2, whole genome shotgun sequence. Encoded proteins:
- the LOC127755882 gene encoding disease resistance protein RGA5-like; translated protein: MFNLPGRLDELLRRHGSMLPKGAEEEIPLIKRDLEKIISILHDHNHNHNDEEMEGHASGAIMVRRCWMKEVRELGYDIEDCIDHYEHGAAGCSSSRSIPHPRRKITRRRRRTTKMPPRLPDKLKQRLWMANMIREFSLRVQEALQRHGTYNLGGSSSSTNDDASSDHRLSVGEYAHDRRHFGIHSTAMDKLREWLDVDNGGAEKLKVVFLVGAGGVGKTTVAGELYGELRRRFECGAFVRTSQKPNITRLLISMLSQVRPHQSPENWKVHTLISSIRTHLQDKRYLIVIDDLWATSTWDIIKCALPVAIVTIASLLAKLRKWEQWGYVNKDLGYSLMTNPTMEGIKQVMNLSYNNLPQHLKPCMLYLSIYQEDYIIWKDDLVNQWMAEGLICGTQGHDNEDISGTYFEELVGRKMVQPVHINENGKVLSCVIHPMINTVIADKIRRLSIHFGNTKDASIPTNMRLSQVRTLAIFGFFKCIPFIMDFRLLKVLILHFWDDKDSTSFDLTKISELFRLRYLKIISNVTLKLQKQIQDITHLTGLLHLNLPADTVLPDGIGQMASLRTLSFYLNGNSIENVISLGELTNIRDLQFTCSSIQPDNLKKKMQCLGSIIEKLKNLKSITLLYTRSSYANNSLEDAGATSMRIHVDGLSSVSSPPAHLERLELLPRICILSYFPMWIGNLSKLCILKIGVRELVKNDIDVLGGLPALIVLSLYVHTKPEEIIVFDKTGFPVLKYLKFNCCVPWLRFKEDSMHNLRKLKLGYNAHRADEESTIPDGMEYLSLHLNEVSVKIGVADPEKYDKLSAELEYKLAFGFDMIHPTVTIRCVKHMFDCKVSKSSLAQEDYGKVEQHEILEEDTDVPDEVDEIKQDSGQEASKCTDSNSTLSDRHILLLLTNKLDKQPDDPTHTIPVVGVYSVDPWQLKAKAEVDARKGEPWLYFCPEPGKEGSSRSTPSGYWKAQAGPSRRIIYSTGGLPIGVKNTMVFHYSSAELATKTGWTVDEFTAFHNEGGGTTIPKPRSDISLCRLYTTQGPSALCSTEGSSSEWPIRRGMVPRMEGALEAPKQCEKGTTTEGKGIIESVLLAGENANKNADSDKSRKRRTTESRLGGSRQLVRKVTTSCDPNADGLSGSWRMYGQKYIDVDSRWPRSYYRCTHRSTHDCRATRTVQQRRCTGDGTPMYEVLDYGEHTCPVQHQQQLPSHSDDDRGSGISAAVQQPSTTPGAADTGSVDHVSSVSGSATSASPASSPPAGNS